In a single window of the Rhineura floridana isolate rRhiFlo1 chromosome 3, rRhiFlo1.hap2, whole genome shotgun sequence genome:
- the LOC133381523 gene encoding zinc finger protein 239-like, with protein MMLESTAAQGQPRNRGYIWGVKAEGEPAEVSLEKAEEQVQEEKRRSQYGAKRQEERQTHTGDKAYKCLECGKSFRWSSAFIQHQRSHTGDKPHKCLECGKSFSQSGTLSIHERTHTGDKPYKCFECGKSFSQSGNLTSHQRTHTGEKPYKCFECGKSFNWSSHLTLHQRTHTGDKPYKCFECGKSFSASGQLTSHQRTHTGEKPYKCLECGKSFSWSSHLTVHQRTHIGDEPHKCFQCGKSYREKCALTVHQRIHTGDNLYECLECGKSFRWSSALTVHRRCHTGAKPYKCLECGKSFSQSGSLTSHQRTHTVDKPYQCLECGKSFRWSSALTVHQRTHTGDKPYKCLECGKSFRWYSTFTQHSRTHMGQTLSMF; from the exons ATGATGTTGGAGAGCACGGCTGCACAGGGGCAGCCCCGAAACAGAG gatacatctggggggtcaaggctgagggagaaccagcagaagtatcactggaaaaagctgaggaacAGGTGCAGGAGGAGAAACGGAGGAGTCAatatggagcaaagagacaagaggagagacaaactcacacaggggacaaagcttataaatgcttggagtgtggaaagagctttaggtGGAGTAGCGCCTTTATTcagcatcaaagaagtcacacaggggacaaaccccataaatgcttagagtgtggaaagagcttcagtcagagtggcacccttagtatacatgaaagaactcacacaggggacaaaccttataaatgctttgagtgtggaaagagcttcagtcagagtggcaaccttacttcgcatcaaagaactcacacaggggagaaaccttataaatgctttgagtgtggaaagagcttcaattggagtagccaccttactttgcatcaaagaactcacacaggggacaaaccttataaatgctttgagtgtggaaagagcttcagtgcgaGTGGCcagcttacttcgcatcaaagaactcacacaggggagaaaccttataaatgcttggagtgtggaaagagcttcagttggagtagccaccttactgtgcatcaaagaactcacatagGGGACGAACCTCATAAATGCTtccagtgtggaaagagctacaGGGAGAAATGCGCCCTTACAgtgcatcaaagaatccacacaggggacaacctttatgaatgcttggagtgtggaaagagcttcaggtggagtagcgccCTTACGGTGCATCGAAGATGTCACACAGGGgccaaaccttataaatgcttggagtgtggaaagagcttcagtcagagtggcagccttacttcgcatcaaagaactcacacagtggacaaaccttatcaatgcttggagtgtggaaagagcttcaggtggagtagcgcgcttacggtgcatcaaagaactcatacaggggacaaaccttataaatgcttggagtgtggaaagagcttcaggtggtaTAGTACCTTTACTCAACATAGTAGAACTCAcatgggacaaaccttatcaatgttttga